A genome region from Arachis duranensis cultivar V14167 chromosome 6, aradu.V14167.gnm2.J7QH, whole genome shotgun sequence includes the following:
- the LOC107494813 gene encoding cytochrome P450 94B3, whose product MGVLIPFFLLFFFFLLLTHFFFQFWRTKKLSHLISFYRNRNRLLEWFTELVAESPTNTIVVHRLGSRRTIVTANPSNVEYILKTNFFNFPKGKPFTHVLGDFLGNGIFNVDGDRWFSQRKVASHEFSARSLRKFLMYTLAEEVYGRLVPALEGVSYGGSVLDLQEILARFSFNVICKFAMGSGNACSLDPRVPVSSLWRAFDVAAAISARRGAAPLFVIWKVKRLLGVGSERRLKESILEVHTHVMKLIHEKKKKTMKNNKEDFLSRLICAGYEDDVVRDMVISFVMAGKDTTSAALTWFFWILSHYPDVEEKILKEAEANEPLNYESLKRLNYLKACLCESMRLFPPVAWDSKHASCDDVLPDGTVVKAGDRVTYFPYGMGRLEALWGLDRFEFRPERWFTGGKWTEVSPYKFPIFQAGPRVCLGKEMAFVQTKYVVVSILKRFKIRLVSTNKPTFVPLLTAHMAGGLKIFISNREKRK is encoded by the coding sequence atGGGAGTTctcattcccttcttcctcttgttcttcttcttcctcctcctcaccCACTTCTTCTTTCAGTTCTGGAGAACAAAGAAGCTCTCACACCTCATTTCCTTCTACAGGAACCGTAACCGCTTACTCGAATGGTTCACGGAGCTTGTTGCTGAGTCACCAACCAACACCATCGTGGTTCACCGCTTAGGCTCACGTAGGACCATTGTAACAGCCAACCCTTCCAACGTTGAGTACATACTCAAGACCAACTTCTTCAACTTCCCCAAAGGCAAGCCTTTCACTCACGTACTGGGTGATTTTCTCGGAAACGGGATTTTCAACGTGGACGGTGACCGTTGGTTTAGTCAACGTAAGGTCGCAAGCCATGAGTTCTCAGCAAGGTCGCTAAGGAAGTTCTTAATGTACACTCTGGCGGAAGAGGTGTACGGGAGGCTCGTCCCTGCGCTAGAGGGAGTTTCGTACGGTGGAAGCGTTCTTGACTTGCAAGAGATTCTCGCGAGATTCTCGTTCAACGTGATCTGTAAGTTCGCCATGGGGAGTGGTAATGCGTGTTCTTTGGACCCTCGTGTCCCCGTTTCGTCGCTCTGGAGAGCGTTCGATGTGGCGGCGGCGATATCGGCGAGGCGAGGGGCGGCACCGTTGTTTGTGATATGGAAGGTGAAGAGATTGCTTGGAGTTGGATCTGAGCGGAGGCTTAAAGAATCGATTCTTGAGGTTCACACGCACGTGATGAAACTGATacatgagaagaagaagaagacgatgaaaaataataaggagGATTTCTTGTCGAGGCTTATATGTGCTGGTTATGAAGATGATGTTGTTAGGGACATGGTGATAAGTTTTGTGATGGCTGGGAAGGACACAACTTCAGCGGCATTGACATGGTTCTTTTGGATATTGTCACATTATCCCGACGTGgaggaaaagattttgaaagagGCAGAGGCAAATGAACCATTAAATTATGAGTCACTTAAGAGGTTGAATTACTTGAAAGCGTGCCTATGCGAGTCAATGAGGCTTTTTCCACCAGTGGCATGGGACTCTAAGCATGCCTCATGTGATGATGTGTTGCCAGATGGCACTGTGGTCAAAGCAGGAGATAGGGTCACTTATTTTCCATATGGAATGGGGAGACTGGAAGCATTATGGGGGTTGGATAGGTTTGAATTCAGGCCGGAGAGATGGTTTACTGGAGGAAAGTGGACTGAGGTTTCTCCGTACAAGTTTCCAATTTTTCAGGCTGGTCCAAGGGTGTGTTTGGGCAAGGAAATGGCTTTTGTTCAAACGAAGTATGTTGTGGTTTCAATTCTCAAGAGATTTAAGATCAGACTCGTTAGCACAAATAAGCCTACGTTTGTGCCACTTCTCACTGCACACATGGCCGGCGGCTTAAAGATATTCATTTCAAAtagggagaaaagaaaatga